The Spea bombifrons isolate aSpeBom1 chromosome 4, aSpeBom1.2.pri, whole genome shotgun sequence genome segment TCCTACTTAAGCTGCTCTGATGTTTTattatcttctctttttttatttcctgacCGAACCACATTGGTTTgaatttgttccttttttttatttgttatccAAGGGTCCATGTGTTTCTTTTATGGCTGTTAGTTTGAAGATCGTCAGATCGCTGATTACTCCCCCTAATGGCTGATAACAGACATTGCGATCAGCGATGCAGGGCTATGGAGACGTGCTTGCTGATCATATGTGTGATCAGTACAGGAGTGATCagaaagagaaaatggagaagTAAAGAAAGCTTAAAGCAGATAGGGAGAAATTGAAGCAGAAGGAAGTGGAGACAGGGAGAAGTGGAGATGTGGAAGCAAAGACACAAAAATGGTTGTCAGCGaaggtgagagagagtgaggaaAAACCAACAAACTTCAGACATAAATGTgtacctttcttttttgtttgttttgctggGGCTCCCTCCTTATTTTCGGACATTTACacaaattaacacatttaacaaaatgtgttaaaattcaAATTTATACGTATCTGTATGCACAACAAGTCTATCTGTTATCCATATTGCATGAGGAACAGTGAAACATGCAATGAAAGGAAAACTACAAAAGATATGTGTCTCAAAAACACCTTTTTACCCTACCACTGCATGtcgaaaataatttaaaaaaacccttcaCTATCTTCAACTCCAGATAACAGATAATTGGATATTGATATGTAAGTTCCCAGAATAAAATGTCTTCAGAAGTTTCTGATACccaatacatacagacatataGTTCAGGTTTGAAATGTTCCTCCTTTCCTGTTGAAGATGAATCTGTTTAAGGACCCTCGGATCTCCTCATTTCTCAGGCTGTATATAATGGGGTTCAGCAGTGGGGTCACCATGGTGTAAAGCACAGAAACCTGCTTTTGGAGGCTTAAATATTTCCCTTTCGAGGGAATCACATAGTTAAAGACCAATGTCCCATAATATATACAGACCACGGtcaggtgggagctgcaggtggagaaggctttctgtctCCCAGTTGTGGTAGAGATACGAAGAATGGAAATTAAGATATTTGTATAAGTTAGGGTTATGCAAACTAGTGGGAAGAATAATATGGGGATCGACAAGACAAAGTTTACCATTTCGTTACCAGAAATGTCAGAACAAGAAAGTTTGAGAAGAGGAACCATATCACAGAAAAAATGGTTGATGACATTTGACCCACAGAATATCAGTCGGGTGAAAAAGACAATATGGGCCAAAGAGAAAACTAGTCCACATACCCAAGTCAGAGTTACAAGATAAACACAAAGCTTAAGGTCCATGATGGAGGAATAACGCAACGGGTTACAGATGGCTAAATATCGGTCGTAGGACATCACGGTGAGGAGGAGACATTCTGTGGTGGCTGATATTTCGAAGAAGTAGAACTGGGTGAAGCATCCAGCGATGGACATGGCACTTCCTTCTCTCAACACAACGGAAAGCATCTGAGGTACGATATTTGTTGTGAGGAGGATATCGTTCAGAGATAAATGGCTAAGAAAGAAGTACATCGGAGAGTAGATGTGGTGGGATGCGCACACCAACAAGACGATCATGAAATTTGCCGAACACGTCACAATATAATTTACGAGGAACAGGAGAAAGAGTAGAACCCTAAAGTTGTGGGCGTTCTCAAATCCGAGAATCCAGAATTCCTTGACGACTGTCCGGTTCTTAAAGGTTTCCTAAAaacaaaagcattaaaaaaaacaaaacacattttaaaccaTATCATGATTTACACCAATAACtacatttctgttaaaaaaaataaataaataaaacataaaaatgaatattttttaaacgtCTTAGTCTTAGTATCTAAGCTTTTGATACTTTGTCAGAAAGTATAAAATCCCTGAATATActtagaaaaacataaaaagtaatgtaaaataatgcacaggtaaataaatattctaattaaatatcATTACAATCTAAGCAAACAAGTCAGATTCTTGCATATTATATAAGAAGCAGTAACAGgatattagttatattttttaaattacttaattgtattatttatctttCTATGCCATAGGATTAAGGAAGAGAATTTTTGCATcccaaatacaatttttttaaaaaatatatatatcattttcgATTAAACTGATTTAATTCTACACCAGAAGTTCATCCTACAAACTCCTGCTTTtcaatgcaatttatttttttaccatgttggtagcaaaaaaaaggtttagatGTCTCTTTTGCCATATCCTGGGGTTGATATTCTTTTATGATTTGTATGTGAAATCATTGAATGATGATGTTCCAGCACCCTCTGACCAAAATGTCTATCCAGTCTATGAAGAgcttacttttaatatttctgcTGGAGTAGTGAAGAATCACATGGTGTTCGCTGCCTGCCAGGAGAGTTGCTCCAAAAGTTTCCCGGCTAATTATCTTCAAGGGATTTGAGAAAAGTTATTTCTCAAGTTTGTTCCTGAACATTAAACTTTTCCAAGTCAAGTCAGATAAACGTTGAAACTTTTCAAACATTATGCAGGGAAATACCACAATTCATGGGAAACGGATAAGAGTTGAGTGATGATCTATTGATTACTTTGTAAAGACAAACATATCCACAGACTTCACTGTATGACCCTTAAACCTTTTTAAGTAAATCCCACAAAAATTGGTATAATGCATGCAGCACCACCACCAATACCACAGCGTGATGAATTCACTGGTGGTGGCActtgtggtgacatcctctcccccgacTGGAGGGTCCGGGAAAGCACGTCACCACAGGCTTCGCCATATTGCTCTCCGTTTTGGAGCGGAGATGcgaacaaagaaagaagatagcaaaTTAAGGATTGACGATAGAttagagaagagagaagagaagggagaagatgaagatgcagaagcagaagtggacggcagagaaggtagaaaaacatttagagTTTTCGAATCAAAAATGCCCCCGAAATTTCGGCTGAACCAAATGGGCATGGAGccaaatttgttgcccgaacatgaatgggccaaaaataaagtgaaaatttGTCTAAATGGTTATATTTACTGTTTACTATATAGTCAAGGAGAGGTACATAGGTATAGGTATACCTATGGTATAAATACATTATGAAAGAAGGTCCCTGTGCTGCAGAGCATACAGTCTGAGCAGTAAAAGATTTTTAAGCCCTAGGCCTACGCAACTGTGaatttactttgtatttttgttttgacgGCATAAACTTGAAAGTACATTGAGAATAGATCGAGGAGACACAATCTGAAGTGGTTTTATGCGGTACGTTCAGTAAATGTTCCTTACTTTTTATCTGGATTATGCATTTCATCTTCCATTGACTCGAACAAACCTAGTAGACTTGAATGGTATCTACAGACTTGAATTGGGATTACTCAAGTGACAGAATACACTGGGGGCCATTGGTTCACAAGAGTACACCTACATGTGCCTAGACAACCGGCGGccattttaaaatcatttttttcattgttgtttttttttctttttccatggaattttttattttttttctatggggCCCAAAAGTAGGATTGAAGGCTTCATGCATCATTGCTGGACCCTGATGATAATCTCTTTTTCCCCAATAGGTTTGCACTTTTTGAGTGCAAGTCAGCTCCAGCACCAGCTCAGCGAGGGTTCCTAAGAGTCTCGGGCTTGTGCTGCAgacttgcatttttttcaagCAAGTTACAGATGATGAATGAACATTTGTGtgaagaaaagacctctgaTGCCCCAAAGCTTATGTAATCATATTCTATGTTGATCTAGTAAAAGT includes the following:
- the LOC128491750 gene encoding olfactory receptor 1009-like; amino-acid sequence: MQRVRRGYVTLCFSSEEIVSHFGGSFVSRWPWGEGRIIWWLYPVRETFKNRTVVKEFWILGFENAHNFRVLLFLLFLVNYIVTCSANFMIVLLVCASHHIYSPMYFFLSHLSLNDILLTTNIVPQMLSVVLREGSAMSIAGCFTQFYFFEISATTECLLLTVMSYDRYLAICNPLRYSSIMDLKLCVYLVTLTWVCGLVFSLAHIVFFTRLIFCGSNVINHFFCDMVPLLKLSCSDISGNEMVNFVLSIPILFFPLVCITLTYTNILISILRISTTTGRQKAFSTCSSHLTVVCIYYGTLVFNYVIPSKGKYLSLQKQVSVLYTMVTPLLNPIIYSLRNEEIRGSLNRFIFNRKGGTFQT